One segment of Haloplanus natans DSM 17983 DNA contains the following:
- a CDS encoding universal stress protein — protein MVKRLLVPIDGSDPADAALEFALEEYPDADITLLSVIDPTDVGYGSIEAAPSTFEHLQENAEERTQNVLDEASNRAAEYGIDVTTETVIGMPSRAIVEWAENKDMDGIVIGSHGRKGVTRVLLGSVAESVVRRSPVPVTVVR, from the coding sequence ATGGTGAAACGACTGCTCGTCCCGATAGACGGATCCGATCCCGCAGACGCCGCCCTCGAGTTCGCCCTCGAGGAGTACCCCGACGCCGACATCACGCTACTCTCAGTGATCGATCCGACGGACGTGGGCTATGGCTCCATCGAGGCGGCCCCGAGCACGTTCGAACACCTTCAGGAGAACGCAGAGGAGCGGACACAGAACGTGCTCGACGAGGCGTCGAACCGTGCGGCCGAGTACGGAATAGACGTAACGACGGAGACGGTGATCGGGATGCCCTCCCGCGCCATCGTCGAGTGGGCGGAGAACAAAGACATGGACGGCATCGTCATCGGGAGTCACGGCCGAAAGGGTGTCACACGCGTCCTCCTCGGAAGCGTCGCAGAATCGGTGGTCCGGCGGTCGCCGGTGCCGGTGACGGTCGTCCGGTAG